Proteins co-encoded in one Malus sylvestris chromosome 7, drMalSylv7.2, whole genome shotgun sequence genomic window:
- the LOC126627926 gene encoding protein DETOXIFICATION 49-like, with translation MCKVTSTLCCNGNSDHHYLVSIKDSEDPKILTSPLISKTTTSQPEQVPKLQFNPHKESHFSLALKEANSIAVIAFPMILTGLLLYSRSIISMLFLGRLGELALAGGSLAVGFANITGYSILSGLAMGMEPICGQAFGARKHALLGLSLQRTVLLLLFTSLPISLLWLNMKKILLICGQDEAIAAEAQLYLLCSLPDLLAQSFLHPLRIYLRSQSITLPLSLCATLAIILHIPINYFLVSHLDLGIKGVALSGVWTNFNLVASLIVYIIVYGVYKKTWGGISMECFKEWRTLLNLAVPSCISVCLEWWWYEIMILLCGLLINPRATVASMGVLIQTTALIYIFPSSLSFSVSTRVGNEIGANNPKKAKLAAIVGLCCSFVLGLSALVFATMVRNIWASMFTQDKEIIALTSMVLPIIGLCELGNCPQTTGCGVLRGTARPKVGANINLGCFYLVGMPVAVGLGFFLGFDFQGLWFGLLAAEGSCALTMLAVLGRTDWELEARKAKELTGAAAAKVAVGDSEGVEEDKPSKAEIKEDCLNLLGELNYENNNDNNSSHV, from the coding sequence ATGTGCAAAGTGACGTCTACTCTCTGCTGCAATGGCAACTCAGACCACCATTACCTTGTCTCCATCAAAGACTCGGAGGACCCCAAAATCCTAACTTCCCCATTGATCTCCAAAACCACAACATCCCAACCAGAACAAGTACCGAAGTTACAGTTCAATCCCCACAAAGAATCCCATTTTTCTTTGGCTTTAAAAGAAGCCAATTCCATAGCTGTCATAGCTTTCCCAATGATACTTACTGGCCTGTTGCTTTACTCAAGGTCAATCATCTCCATGCTCTTCCTCGGCCGCCTTGGCGAGCTTGCCTTAGCGGGCGGGTCCCTTGCCGTGGGCTTCGCCAACATCACCGGTTACTCCATACTCTCCGGCCTCGCCATGGGAATGGAACCCATCTGCGGCCAAGCTTTTGGCGCCAGAAAACACGCTCTGCTCGGCCTCTCTTTGCAGAGGACGGTCCTCCTCTTACTATTTACATCCTTACCCATTTCTCTTCTCTGGCTGAACATGAAAAAAATCCTCCTCATCTGTGGCCAGGACGAAGCGATCGCTGCCGAAGCTCAGTTGTACCTCCTCTGTTCTCTCCCTGATCTTCTCGCTCAATCTTTTCTCCACCCTCTGAGAATTTACCTCAGAAGTCAGTCCATCACTCTGCCTCTCTCATTGTGTGCAACTCTGGCGATCATCCTCCACATTCCCATAAACTATTTTCTCGTTTCGCACCTCGATTTGGGAATCAAAGGTGTTGCTCTTAGTGGGGTTTGGACTAACTTCAACCTCGTAGCTTCCCTGATCGTATACATCATCGTCTATGGGGTCTACAAAAAAACCTGGGGAGGGATATCAATGGAGTGTTTCAAAGAATGGAGGACTCTTCTAAATTTAGCAGTGCCCAGCTGCATTTCTGTTTGTTTAGAATGGTGGTGGTATGAGATCATGATCTTGCTCTGTGGATTGTTAATAAATCCGAGAGCCACCGTTGCTTCAATGGGAGTTTTAATTCAAACGACCGCCTTAATCTACATATTTCCTTCTTCCTTAAGCTTCAGTGTGTCCACGAGAGTCGGCAATGAAATCGGCGCCAACAACCCGAAAAAGGCGAAACTAGCAGCCATTGTAGGGCTCTGCTGCAGCTTTGTGCTAGGCCTTTCAGCTCTGGTGTTTGCAACGATGGTGAGGAACATTTGGGCAAGCATGTTCACACAAGATAAAGAGATTATAGCGTTGACATCGATGGTATTGCCGATAATCGGGCTCTGCGAGCTCGGAAACTGCCCGCAGACGACGGGGTGCGGAGTTCTGAGAGGCACTGCGAGGCCGAAAGTTGGAGCAAATATAAACTTGGGGTGCTTTTATCTTGTCGGAATGCCGGTGGCCGTGGGGTTGGGATTCTTTCTTGGGTTTGATTTTCAGGGGCTGTGGTTCGGCCTCTTGGCGGCGGAGGGCAGCTGCGCTTTGACCATGTTGGCGGTTTTGGGTCGTACTGATTGGGAGCTTGAAGCTCGGAAAGCCAAAGAGCTGACCGGTGCTGCTGCTGCTAAGGTGGCAGTTGGTGACAGCGAAGGTGTTGAGGAGGACAAGCCAAGCAAAGCTGAAATCAAGGAAGATTGTCTAAATTTATTAGGCGAGTTAAATTACgaaaataataatgataataatagcTCACATGTTTAG